The nucleotide window TATTGAGGAACGCCACCAGCAGACCTTCGAGGATATGCAGGCGGCGCAGCACGCGCTCCAGACGATAATTCAGACGGCGCGTCACGGTATCACGGCGGTAGACCAGCCATTCCGACAGGATCTCCAGCAGGTTTTTCACCCGCGGACGGTTATCCAGTCCGATCATATTCAGGTTAACGCGGTAGCTTTTTTCCAGATCGGTGGTGGCAAACAGGTGGTTCATCACCTGATCGAGATCCACACGATTGGATCGCGGCACAATCACCAGCCGCGTCGGGTTTTCGTGATCCGACTCATCGCGCAAATCTTCCACCATCGGCAGCTTTTTATTGCGCATCTGCGCGGCAATCTGCTCCAGCACGCGCGCACCGGAAACCTGATGCGGCAGCGCGGTGATCACCACCTCACCCTCTTCTTTCTTCCATACGGCACGCTGGCGGATTGAGCCACGGCCGTTCTGGTAGATTTTGCGGATCTCCTCACGCGGCGTAATGATCTCCGCTTCGGTCGGGAAATCCGGTCCCTGCACGATATCCAGCAGTTCATCCAGCGTGGTTTTCGGCTTTTCAATCAGGCGCACGGCGGCTTCGGCGACTTCGCGCAGGTTATGCGGCGGAATGTCCGTGGCCATACCCACCGCAATCCCGGTGGTGCCGTTCAGCAGGATATTGGGCAGACGCGCCGGCAGCATTTTAGGTTCCTGCAGCGTGCCGTCGAAATTCGGGATGTAATCTACCGTGCCCTGGCCCAGTTCGCCGAGCAGCACTTCAGCATATTTTGACAGGCGCGATTCGGTGTAGCGCATCGCGGCGAAGGATTTCGGATCGTCCGGTGCGCCCCAGTTGCCCTGCCCGTCAACCAGCGGATAGCGATAAGAGAAGGGCTGCGCCATCAGCACCATCGCTTCATAGCAGGCGCTGTCGCCGTGCGGATGGTATTTACCCAGCACGTCACCCACGGTGCGCGCGGACTTTTTGAATTTTGCGCTGGCGTTCAGGCCAAGCTCTGACATCGCATAAATAATGCGACGCTGCACGGGCTTGAGACCGTCACCGATGTACGGCAGTGCGCGGTCCATGATGACGTACATAGAGTAATCCAGGTACGCCTTTTCAGTAAACTTGTGCAGGGCAAGACGCTCTGCACCATCCTGCGTCAATTCGCTCATTAAGCTTGCATCCTCACTTCGTGGCCCGCAACGGCGGGTCATCCGGCGCTCATTTGGCGAGGATAGTACCTTATCCGTGCGATTTAGTCACAGGGCGCGCGGCGCGCGTTGCGAATCCTCTGGCGTGACATCACGCGCCTGCAGCCAGTGGCAGAAAACAGCATGAGCGCGCGGTCATTCGCCATACCGCAGCAGGGCTTCTCAGGCACGTGCGGTGCGGGGGCGGAATAGGGTTTATGGCGCAATATACTGCGCCGCTGCGAAGGGCGGCACACCACGCAGCGGCATGATTAAGCACGCGGAAACTATTTTTTCGCGCCCAGCCACTGCGCGGCAATCTGCGCGTATTCGCCGGTGGCGGTGCTCAGATGCAGCCACTGATCTACGTATAGCTTCCAGCTCATGTCATCACGCGGGATCATGTACGCTTTCTCGCCGTACTGCAGCGGTTTGTCCGGATTGATGGCACACAGCGTCGGGTAGTGCTGCTGCTGAAACAGCGCTTCCGAAGCATCGGTTATCATCACATCCGCTTTCTTATCCACCAGTTGCTGAAAGATACCGGTATTTTCTGCCAGCTGCAGCGTGGCCTGCGGCAGATGCGCGTGGACAAAGGCCTCATTGGTGCCGCCTGCCGGTTCAATCACGCGTACCGATGGCCGGTTAATGTGCGCCAGCGTCTGATACCGATCTTTATCCGCACAGCGCACCAGCGGGATTTTACCATCGACGCCCAGCGGCTGCGCAAACCAGGCAATCTGCTGACGTTTCAACGTGACCGAGACGCCTCCCAGCGCGATATCACAGCGTTTTGCCACGAAATCTTCACTCAGGGTTTTCCATGTTGTTGGCACCCACTCGACTTTCGCGTCCAGGCTGTCGGCCAGCGACTGCGCCATGCTGATGTCCAGCCCTTCGTAGTGCCCGTCACTGCGCAGAAAACTGTAAGGCTTGTAGTCGCCGGTGGTGCAGACTTTCAGCGCCTTGCTGGTCCGCACGTCATCAAGGCGGGACTGCGCCTGCGCTGCGCCCGCTGTCAGAAGTAATACACTCAGAATCAGGGTTTTCATCATGGATGGTGTCTTATGCCGGAGTTGTTTAGAGCACAGAGTGTTTCATATACCGCGCCATTATTGCGTTAAAAGCAAAAGTCTTGTGATCAATCACACGTTTTTCCCGCTCGCGTACGCGCGTACAGTACCGGCCATTAACGAAGAATGGAGCAAAACGTTTTATGAGTAAGATTTTGATTATCGACGGCGGTAAGACCTTCGCGCACTCTAAAGGTGAACTTAACCACACGCTGACCGAAGTGGCCGTCAGCCAGCTGCGCGACCTTGGCCATGATGTGCAGGTCACCGTTGCGGATAGCGACTATAACGTCGCAGACGAAGTGCAGAAATATCTCGACAGCGACGTGATCATTTATCAGATGCCGGGCTGGTGGATGGGCGAGCCATGGACCGTAAAAAAATACATTGATGAAGTGTTCACAGAAGGCCACGGCGCCCTGTATGCCAGCGATGGCCGCACCCGCAGTGACGCCAGCAAAAAGTACGGTTCAGGCGGATTAATTCAGGGTAAAAAGTACATGCTTTCTCTGACCTGGAACGCGCCGCTGGAAGCCTTTACCGATCCGCAGCAGTTCTTTGAAGGCGTGGGCGTGGATGGCCTTTATCTGCACTTCCACAAGGCTAACCAGTTCCTTGGCATGGAAAGTCTGCCGACCTTTATCTGCAACGACGTGATCAAACTGCCGGACGTGCCGCGCGATATTGCGCGTTATCGGACGCATCTGAACGCGATCTTTGCTTAACTATAAGCACAACGGGAAAAACAGAAGGAAGCATGATGTTAACTGTGGTTGCAGAAATTTGCGTCAAACCGGGCCGTCGTCAGGCCGTGCTGGAAGCGATCAACAAGCTGATTCCTGTCGTGCTCGAAGAGGATGGCTGCCATCAGTACGATGCGCTGGTTGACCATCAGGCGCAGGTGCCGTGGAAGCAGAACTCTCCGGATTCGATCTTTATGCTGGAGCAGTGGTCCTCGCTGCGTCATCTGGAGCAGCATCAGCAGATGCCGCATATGGATGCACACCGTGCGGTGATCAAAGATGACGTAGTTGACGTCAAAATTCTGGTGCTGGAACCCGCGAAGTAATTTATTGCTTTAACAGAAAAGCCCCGGTTGTGACACCGGGGCTTTTTATTACTGCTTAATCAGGGATCAGTGCTGCTCAACCTGCAGGTTGTTCTGTACCAGCACTTCTGCGTCACCTGCGGTGTTCTGGTAGACGTTATACTCTACGCCCGCCACGGTCACCGTGCCGTTTGCCTGGCTCCAGTTAGCGATATCCTCACCTTCCGGCAGAATATCTTCCAGTTTCACTTCGTCACCTTCGTTGCCGGTGATTACCAGCTGAGTTTTGCCGTTGTCGATAAACAGGCCTTCGCTGTTCAGCGCCATCACATCGCTGAACGCCAGATCCTGCAGATCTTCCACTTCGCCGAAAGAGCTGATACCAACGTCCGGGATCTCTGGTGCTTCACGGTCGATATGAATATCGTAGCTGGTTGGAATATCCAGCTGGTTACCGGCAGCATCACGAATCGCAACGCTCAGGTGGATGGTTTTATCCTCACCGTCCTGCACCAGCTCAGACGTTTCAAAGCGCCAGTTACCCTGGGCGTCGACAGTGGTGCGGCCAATTTCCTGCGTTTTCGCAGCGTCGCTGTAGATGATGACGATATCGCCTGCAACGCCGGTTCCTTTCAGGATCAGGTCACCGTCGTTGGTCAGTCGCTCACCTCCGACTACTGGTACAAGCTGTTCGCTCCCTTTATTGTTCTCAAAAACACCATCAAAGGTACCGGCGGTCGGCGGTGTGGTATCGACAATAAACGAAATCGGTGCCGTCATATCGCCTTTCACACCCGCTTCGCTGATCGGGCGTAACGCGAATGTGTAGCTGGCATCGCTCAGGTTAGTAAACTCATAGTTCCATTTGCCATCGCTGCCTGTGGTGGCTGTACCTATCACGTTACCGTTGAGGATAATCTCCACCGACGTTCCCGGAGCGGCGGTGCCCTTCAGCGTTGGGTTTTTATCGTCTGTGATGCCGCCCGCAGTGATAATCCCCTGTTCAGGTCCCACGTCGTCATACAGATCAAAGTTTGTCAGATCGGCCGGTTTGGTATCATCAATGATGACTTTGATCGGATCAGACGGTTCAGACTTGTTGCCCGCCGGATCGGTAATCACGACGCCCAGGTCATATTCGCCGTTATCCAGCTCCTGGCCTGGCGTGACAGTCCAGTTGCCATTCTCGTCAACGATTGCGGTACCAATAGCCGGGCCCGCATTGCCGTTTTCATCAATGATGACCAGCTCAACGGTATCACCCGGCTCGGCACCGGAACCACCGATGGTCGGGGTTTTGTCATCGGTGGGTTTGCCTTCGGCAATTTCACCCTGCACATCGCCTTCGTCATCAATGATTTTTTCTGGCTTTTCCGGTTTATCCGGCGCTGTAACATCTACCACGACGATATACGGATCAGAAGGCGGAGAAACTTTGCCGTCCGGCGTCTCAATCTCCACTTTCAGCTCGTGAGTATCTTCTGACAGCTCATCCGTTTCAATTTCCCATTTGCCATCTACGACAATGACAGTTCCAACAAGCTTGTCGTCCACAAAAAGACGTACGATATCGCCATCATTCCCGGTGCCTTTCAGCAGCGGCGTTTTATCATTGGTCTGAGCGCCATTGGTGATCTCGACCAGCTGGGAATCATTGTTGTTATAAACTCCACCAATTTCCGCTGGCGGCAGGACGCTGGCGTCAATTTTCAACGTAAAGGGATCGGTCTGTTCTGAAACATTGCCGCCTTTTGCCACGGAATCGACCACCAGGTTGTAGGTTTCGCCATCCGTCAGCTGGAGTTCGATCTCCCACTTACCGCGCGAATCCGCGACTGCGCTACCCAGCAGCTCAGTGCCATTCCAGATGCGCACCAGGGTACCGGCATCCGCGATGCCTTTGAAAGTAGGCGTGGTGTCATCGGTGGTATCGCCAGAGTTCAGCGGACCGGTAACGCGGCCTTCGTCATCCAGCACTTCGCTGATTTCCGGTTTCGTTGGGGTAGTCAGATCCAGCGACAGGTTGAAGATTTCTGACGTCTTACTGGTTTTCCCGTGTACATCAACGTAATTTGCCGTCAGGTTGTGAGTAATGAGGTTTTCATTCAACGAAACCGTCATGGTCCAGCGCCCATCCGGACCGGCCACAACGGTGCCAACCTCGATATTATTATCGAAAATGTGCACGGTGCTGCCCGGCATCGCGACGCCTGACAGGGTTGGCGTTTTATCATTGGTGTAGTTGTAAGGCGTGAGATAATCCAGCCCGCCTTCATCGTCCACTACACGCATGATTTGTGGCGCTTCCGGTTCCTGCGGCATCACTTCAAACAGCAGCTGTTGAACAGGGCCCCAGTTACCTGCACGATCCTGATAACGGAACTGCGCAATATAGGTGCCTTCGCTCAGATCTTCGGCTTTATAAGACCACTTCCCTTCTGCGTCAGCGATGATGGTGTAGACCGCATTGTTAAACAGCACCTGAACCAGGTTGCCTGCGGTTGTCTGCGCGTTAATGGCGATGCTGTCTTTATAGACAGGCCTTGGCTGGAGGAGTGAGCTGGTACCGATCTCGCCAGCCTGTATTTCTGCTGCCTGCGTGGCGGTTTCTGCGATTTCTGCGGTTTCTGTCACGTGTTTTACTGCGTGCGTTACTACCCCGTTGGCGATATCCACCACGAAGCTGTCTGAGCTTTCACTTTCGCGGTTAGCGGCGTCTTTTACTTTAACATTCAGCGTATGCTTGCCGTCTGTAAGGTTGGGGGTGATGGTCCATGCGCCCATTGCGTTGGCTTTGGTCGAGCCAATCAGCGTGTCACCATTCGCGCCACCGTACAGGTATACGATACCGTTCGGATCCGCTACGCCAGAAATTTCCGGCATTTTTTCACCTGTAGCCTCTCCCGGCGTCAGGTAATCATTACCAGCAATAACGCGGAAAATTTCCGGTTTAGCCGGGTCAGTGAGATCGATATTAACGATTTCGAACTTCGGTGTGCCTACGTTACCAGCACGGTCAACAATTTCAATTGAGACAACATGACGGCCCTCATCCCAGCCACCCGCCGGTGTGAAAGACCAGGCGCCTGTTGCATCTGTCACCACAGAGTACGCTACGCCATCTAAATAAATGCGGACCAGACTATTCGGGTTTTTTGCATCTGTACCCTTGATAGCAGCACTGCTATTTCCAGAATTCAGAACTATTACGTCACCGATTTCATTCGCCATTTTTCATTCCTTTAATGTTGGGTTAATTCGCTCAGATCTATCCTTCTGAGCCCGTTCATTATGTTGAGACCGGAGATTTATCGCACACGAGACCCGTCTTAAATCATCCATTTACTTTTATCACTAACGCTAAACAGCAGGCGTAAAGATGCCTCCAGGTAAAATATGGAGGCATTGCGTTAGTTTTCAGGAATCACTTTCGAGGTGTTTATTTCTCAACACTGATAATGACGCGACGCTCGCTGGCATAGCAGCTGATTTGTTTCTTCCGGGGCCCGTCGCACTGTTTATTGACCTGGCTTGCCCCCATACTTTGGGCAGTAATCAGCTCTGCTGAAATACCATAATTAATTAATAATTGTTTAATCGCATCAGCACGTAATTGCCCGAGGCGCATATTGCTTTCTTCCGTGCCAATCGGATCGGTAAAGCCGGTGACAACGATACGGCGCTGTGCCGCTGAAGGTGTCTTCAGGCTGCTGGCCAGTTGTGCAATAGCCTCACGCCCTTCACGGGAAATGTCTGCACTGCTGGCGCTGCCGAAGCGGAACAGCAGATCCGATGAAAACGCATAGTTGTCATAAGATTGCATGGTTCCTGCTTTACAGGCTATTACTGCAGAAGCGCGCGATTTCAGATGGGTCTGCTGGCGTGTCCCCGCCAGCTCCTGCTGTGCCTGTTCTGCCGGAATCACCAGCGGACGGCCGGAGTTATCCAGGCTGGCGCGAATATAGTAGGTTTTGCCAGCGGCCAGACTGTCCCGCCACGGCTGTTTTTGTTTCCCCGCATACGCTGGAGCATCGTTGACGAAACTGCCCAGAGAATGCACGCCTGGCGCCAGGCAAAAGACGGTATAGCCGCCAGCAAGCAACGCCGTCTGGAATTCGCCATCAACATAAATATGGGCCGGCTGGCTGCCCATGGCTTCAACCGGACGATAATACACAATGCGCACCTGATCGGCTGCGGAAGCGGACATCGAATGCCAGGTCTGGCCAAAATTATTTGCCGCCTGGGCGTGCAGCGTGGCACCGGCGGATACACCAGTTACCGCCGCGAAAATAAAAGCAGAGATTTTTTTCATAATATATTCACAGGCGCGCAGTGCGCCTGTATGTCCCTTTATGTTATTAAGTTAATCCGTTAAATATCCTGCGTGGTGTAGTGCAGCGATAAATCTGCTTCACTGATATTTTCGTGAACCGCCACACCGTTCGCTGAAAGCGCAGGCGTCACTTCCTCAAAGACCATATCGCTCAGGCGCGCCTGGTCGATTTCGCTATTTTCCTCTGCGCCTTTTTCTTCAGCAAAAAGCGTGTTTTCCTCAATCGCTAAAAGATCGATAACAGACAGCTCTTCAATGATGCTGCTGATACCGACATCCGGGATTTCCGGCGGAATGGTATCAATTTCGATAACGGATACGTCAGTTTTACCGATTATTTCACCATCGCGTTGAAATACGCCGCGCATATCATAAACGTCATCCGGCAGATCCGGCGTACTGTACTCCCACTTTCCATCCTCCCCTACCGTGGTGCTGAATACATAGGAATGACTTACACCTACCATATACAGGAAGATGACATCGCCTGGCACACCGGTACCGGTGATAAGGATGCTTTCATCATTTGAGGCGTTATTATCTACCGGTACGGGAATGCCGCCAGGGTTGTTGTCTTTGAAAATAGTGCCGATAGTGCCTGCAACCGGTACGGCAGGATCCGGCAACTCTTCGCCCGGGTCTACCGGATTAACACCGGTATCCAGATCAATCACAATTTTATCGGAGGGCGCAGATTCATTGCCGGCCTGATCGCGCACTACGGTTTCCAGCTCATGGCGCCCGCTGCTCAGATCTCTCTCTGGCGTATAGGTCCAGGTACCGCCTTCAACCACTACCGAACCGATGATTTGACCGTTGTCGATGATCAGCACTGTTTCGCCGTCTTCACCGGTGCCTTCCAGTGTCGGGCGCGGCTCCTGCGTGGTTGAACCGTCATCAATCGGGTCGCCGTTGCTGTCGGTGATTTTACCAATCCCGCTGTTTTCAGGCGCGACCGTATCAACCTCTACAATGAAAGCCTCTGAAGGCAGGGATTTATTACCGACTTCATCCACGACAATGACGCTGATATCGTGTTTACCGTCCTCCAGCTTTGTCGGTGTAAAACGCCAGTTGCCGTCTTTGTCGGTTTTCGCCGTCCCCAGCAGGTTGCCATTATCCCATACCTGAACAGTGGAGTTGGCTTCCGCTTTGCCCGCCAGCGTTGGCGTGTTGTCTTTGGTGATACCATTCTTCTCAATCGGCAGAGCCGGGCTGACGGAATCGTCTACCATGCTGCCAATGGTACCGCGGGCTGGTGCGGTCAGATCGACAGTAAATTCCCATTTTTCGCTGGGTTCGCTGACTATACCGCTGTCATTGCGTTCTTTAGTCACAATGCTGTGTTTGCCGGAAGTCAGGGCTTTCTGCGGGGTAAAGCTCCAGCTGCCGTCAGCGTTGACTTTTGCCTCGCCGATTTTAGATTCGCCATCCCACACCTCAATGGTGTTGCCTGGCGTGCCGGTTCCGGCGAAAGTCGGCGTGGTGTCATCGGTTCTGCCACCGTTGGTCACCGGGCCGGTAACATCCCCGACGTTATCCGTCATACCGCTGATGGTGGGTTTTTTTACATCGCCACCGCCAGCGCCACCGCTGCCTTCTCCGCCGCCAGCATCGCCGCCAGCATCGCCGCCTTCGCCACCCGAACCACCGCCCGCGCCACCTTCGCTACCGCTGCTATTGCTGTGATGATCGTCCTGATACTGTTCTTTTGCTGCCAGATACCCCAGACCTGCCGCTGCGGCAATCGCCGCCAGGCCGCCCAGCGCGATCAGGGCAGGTGACCACTCAAAACCGCTGGCCAGTACATAGCCGCTGTCGCTGTCTGCAACGCCTTCGCTCAGCGCCAGCGCTGCGGTTTCACCGTCTTCCAGCGCCGCCGCTTCATGTTCAGCATCGCCGTCAGTAGACACGTAAGCGTGCATATTTCCGTCTTCTGCTTTGCCAATCAGGGTGCCGGATTTATCAAAAAAGTCCTCAATAATAAGGTCCGGCTCGCTGCCTTCACGGCCCTCCAGCATCACCAGCAGGTTTTTGCCTGAACGCCGGACGGTAATGTTTTCCGGTGCCATGCCATCATTACCCTGACTCAGTAAATATTTGCCATTTGCAATGGCCTGTACTTTCACCGCCTTACCCTCTTTACCGGCGCGCAGCACTTCAGCTTTGGTTATCGTTTTTTTATCGATAACTGCAACACTTACGGGCGAAACGTTCATTGTTATTCCCTTTTCATTCACTGTTTTTTGATCGCGTAACCGTAAGGCATTACGGCAATCTCCCTGATTTGGCCCGCGAAGGCAGGCCTAAAGTGGCGACATATTCCAAAAACAGCGAAATCTGAGACATAAGAAATGTCCCGTAAGAAAAAAATAATTTACGGGATTACCGGTAAATTAACGGTTCAATTAACTGTTTGAATTACAGAAGGAATAGCAGAGAGGGGGTGGCGAAAAAAGGCGTTTTATTTAGCTGAAATAGGCTTATAACAGCTGATTTTCCTGAATTTTTTCGCGTAAAAAATCCAGAAAACAGGTAATACGTGCGCTGAGAGACTGGTTACGATAATAGACGGCGTGAACAGGCAGCTGCATGTCACGCGTTTCCGCTGCCAGCACCTGCACCAGACGCCCGCTGGCGCGATCTTCACGGCTGACAAAATCAGAAAGGCGCACGATGCCCTGCCCGGCTAATGCCAGCTGACGCAGCGTTTCTCCGCTGGAAGCACATAATCCGGGTTGGATGCGTAAAAATTCGCCGTCGGGCTGCCGCACCGGCCAGACATTGTGCGCGTCCAGCTGGCTGAATCCCAGCAGCTGATGACCGGCCAGATCTTCGGTGCACTGCGGCATTCCGGCCTGTTGCAGATAAGCCGGACTGGCCAGCAGGCGGATGGCGCTGCTGCCCAGCACGCGCGCGCGCAGCGTGGAATCGCGCAACTCGCCAATCCGAATGGCAATATCGGTCTGCTGCTCCAGTAAATCGATAACGATGTCATCGGTATTAAGCGACAGCTGAATATGGGGGTAGCGCTGCCGAAACTCCGCCACCAGCGGCACAATAACGTGCAGCATAAAGGGCGTGTTGGCATTAACGCGTAACCGGCCAGCAGGGGTATCACGGCGCTGCGCAATATGCTCTTCGGCCTGCTCAACGGAAGCGAGAATTTGCCGGGCATGATCCAGAAAAACCAGCCCCTCTTCGGTCAGCGCCAGGCGGCGCGTCGTCCGGTGCAGCAGGGTGGTTTGCAGTTTGCTTTCCAGCCGGCTCAGGGCACGACTGATGCCCGAACTGGTCTGTTCCAGCTGTTCTGCCGCTGCGGTGATGGAGCCGGTATCCACGACCGCAACCCAGGCACGTAATTCTTCCAGGGTAATTTTCACGTATCCTCTGTTGCGCGCTGTTTTCACGCCGGTTGCCTGCATAATCGCTGAAGTATGCGCAGATTTACCGCCTGCAGCCGCTGTAAACGGGGGTAAGTACATCAGAGAAGATTCAGACGGATAAAAAAGGGCGCTGCAGCGCCCCTTAAACGATATCAGACTTCCAGATCGGCCAGATCGCCCTTCTCCTGCAGCCAGTTGCGGCGGTCTTCAGAACGTTTTTTCGCCAGCAGCATATCCATCACGCGCAGCGTCTGCTCCACATCTTCATCTTCCACCGTCAGCTGCACCAGACGGCGGGTGTTCGGATCAAGCGTGGTTTCGCGCAGCTGCAGCGGGTTCATCTCGCCCAGACCTTTGAAACGCTGTACGTTGGGTTTGCCTTTTTTACGCTTCAGCTGCTCCAGCACACCCTCTTTTTCATCCTCATCCAGCGCGTAATAGACTTCTTTGCCGAGGTCGATGCGGTACAGCGGCGGCATCGCAACGTAGACATGGCCCTGCTGCACCAGCGAGCGGAAATGCTTCACAAACAGCGCGCACAGCAGAGTGGCAATGTGCAGTCCGTCGGAATCCGCATCCGCGAGGATACAGATCTTGCCATAACGCAGCTGGCTCAGATCTTCGCTGTCAGGATCGATGCCGATCGCCACCGAAATGTCGTGCACTTCCTGCGAGGCCAGCACTTCATCCGAAGAGACTTCCCAGGTGTTGAGGATCTTTCCTTTCAGCGGCATGATCGCCTGATATTCACGATCGCGCGCCTGTTTTGCCGAACCGCCTGCAGAATCCCCTTCCACCAGAAACAGTTCGGTTTTGTTCAGGTCCTGCGCGGTGCAGTCGGCCAGTTTGCCCGGCAGTGCCGGCCCGCTGGTCAGCTTTTTCCGCACCACTTTTTTCGCGGCGCGCATGCGACGCTGCGCGCTGGCAATCGCCAGTTCCGCCAGCATTTCTGCCGCCTGCACGTTCTGGTTCAGCCACAGGCTAAAGGCATCTTTTACCACCGCAGAGACAAAAGCGGCACACTGGCGTGACGAGAGACGCTCTTTGGTCTGACCGGCAAACTGCGGATCCTGCATTTTGACCGACAGTACATACGCACAGCGATCCCAGATATCCTCCGCCGACAGCTTCACGCCGCGCGGCAGAATATTGCGGTATTCGCAGAACTCGCGCATCGCATCCAGCAGCCCCTGACGCAGACCGTTAACGTGGGTGCCGCCCTGCATGGTAGGAATCAGGTTGACGTAACTTTCCGTCAGGAGTTCACCGCCTTCCGGCAGCCAGAGCAGCGCCCAGTCTACCGCTTCCACATCACCGGCAAAGCTGCCGACAAAGGGTTTTTCCGGTAATACCGGCAGGCCATTCACCGCTTCACTCAGGTAATCGGTCAGGCCATCTTCATACATCCAGGTCTGTTCGGTGTTATTAACCTTGTCTTTAAAGACAATTTCCACACCCGGACAGAGCACGGCCTTGGCTTTCAGCAGGTGCTTGAGACGTGAAACCGAAAAGCGCGGGCTGTCGAAGAAATGCTCGTCTGGCCAGAAGTGCACGCTTGTACCGGTGTTGCGT belongs to Candidatus Pantoea soli and includes:
- the parC gene encoding DNA topoisomerase IV subunit A codes for the protein MSELTQDGAERLALHKFTEKAYLDYSMYVIMDRALPYIGDGLKPVQRRIIYAMSELGLNASAKFKKSARTVGDVLGKYHPHGDSACYEAMVLMAQPFSYRYPLVDGQGNWGAPDDPKSFAAMRYTESRLSKYAEVLLGELGQGTVDYIPNFDGTLQEPKMLPARLPNILLNGTTGIAVGMATDIPPHNLREVAEAAVRLIEKPKTTLDELLDIVQGPDFPTEAEIITPREEIRKIYQNGRGSIRQRAVWKKEEGEVVITALPHQVSGARVLEQIAAQMRNKKLPMVEDLRDESDHENPTRLVIVPRSNRVDLDQVMNHLFATTDLEKSYRVNLNMIGLDNRPRVKNLLEILSEWLVYRRDTVTRRLNYRLERVLRRLHILEGLLVAFLNIDEVIHIIRSEDEPKPVLMSRFGISETQAEAILELKLRHLARLEEMKIRGEQAELEKERDQIQATLASERKMNNLLKKELQADSQTYGDDRRSPLHEREEAKALSENELVSAEPVTIVLSQMGWVRSAKGHDIDPAGLSYKAGDSYRAAARGKSNQPVAFIDSTGRSYTLDPTSLPSARGQGEPLTGKLTPPPGAVIEQVLMEADDQKLLMASDAGYGFICTFADLVSRNRAGKALLTLPENARVMTPLAVHSGDDMLLAITQAGRMLMFPVADLPQMSKGKGNKIISIPPADAASGKDKLQWLLILPPGSSITLYVGKRKLIMRDDDLQKVRADRGRRGSVSRGLQRIDSVEVNAPARPKADASEE
- a CDS encoding transporter substrate-binding domain-containing protein; translation: MKTLILSVLLLTAGAAQAQSRLDDVRTSKALKVCTTGDYKPYSFLRSDGHYEGLDISMAQSLADSLDAKVEWVPTTWKTLSEDFVAKRCDIALGGVSVTLKRQQIAWFAQPLGVDGKIPLVRCADKDRYQTLAHINRPSVRVIEPAGGTNEAFVHAHLPQATLQLAENTGIFQQLVDKKADVMITDASEALFQQQHYPTLCAINPDKPLQYGEKAYMIPRDDMSWKLYVDQWLHLSTATGEYAQIAAQWLGAKK
- a CDS encoding NAD(P)H-dependent oxidoreductase; translated protein: MSKILIIDGGKTFAHSKGELNHTLTEVAVSQLRDLGHDVQVTVADSDYNVADEVQKYLDSDVIIYQMPGWWMGEPWTVKKYIDEVFTEGHGALYASDGRTRSDASKKYGSGGLIQGKKYMLSLTWNAPLEAFTDPQQFFEGVGVDGLYLHFHKANQFLGMESLPTFICNDVIKLPDVPRDIARYRTHLNAIFA
- a CDS encoding putative quinol monooxygenase, with the translated sequence MLTVVAEICVKPGRRQAVLEAINKLIPVVLEEDGCHQYDALVDHQAQVPWKQNSPDSIFMLEQWSSLRHLEQHQQMPHMDAHRAVIKDDVVDVKILVLEPAK
- a CDS encoding Ig-like domain-containing protein encodes the protein MANEIGDVIVLNSGNSSAAIKGTDAKNPNSLVRIYLDGVAYSVVTDATGAWSFTPAGGWDEGRHVVSIEIVDRAGNVGTPKFEIVNIDLTDPAKPEIFRVIAGNDYLTPGEATGEKMPEISGVADPNGIVYLYGGANGDTLIGSTKANAMGAWTITPNLTDGKHTLNVKVKDAANRESESSDSFVVDIANGVVTHAVKHVTETAEIAETATQAAEIQAGEIGTSSLLQPRPVYKDSIAINAQTTAGNLVQVLFNNAVYTIIADAEGKWSYKAEDLSEGTYIAQFRYQDRAGNWGPVQQLLFEVMPQEPEAPQIMRVVDDEGGLDYLTPYNYTNDKTPTLSGVAMPGSTVHIFDNNIEVGTVVAGPDGRWTMTVSLNENLITHNLTANYVDVHGKTSKTSEIFNLSLDLTTPTKPEISEVLDDEGRVTGPLNSGDTTDDTTPTFKGIADAGTLVRIWNGTELLGSAVADSRGKWEIELQLTDGETYNLVVDSVAKGGNVSEQTDPFTLKIDASVLPPAEIGGVYNNNDSQLVEITNGAQTNDKTPLLKGTGNDGDIVRLFVDDKLVGTVIVVDGKWEIETDELSEDTHELKVEIETPDGKVSPPSDPYIVVVDVTAPDKPEKPEKIIDDEGDVQGEIAEGKPTDDKTPTIGGSGAEPGDTVELVIIDENGNAGPAIGTAIVDENGNWTVTPGQELDNGEYDLGVVITDPAGNKSEPSDPIKVIIDDTKPADLTNFDLYDDVGPEQGIITAGGITDDKNPTLKGTAAPGTSVEIILNGNVIGTATTGSDGKWNYEFTNLSDASYTFALRPISEAGVKGDMTAPISFIVDTTPPTAGTFDGVFENNKGSEQLVPVVGGERLTNDGDLILKGTGVAGDIVIIYSDAAKTQEIGRTTVDAQGNWRFETSELVQDGEDKTIHLSVAIRDAAGNQLDIPTSYDIHIDREAPEIPDVGISSFGEVEDLQDLAFSDVMALNSEGLFIDNGKTQLVITGNEGDEVKLEDILPEGEDIANWSQANGTVTVAGVEYNVYQNTAGDAEVLVQNNLQVEQH
- a CDS encoding OmpA family protein translates to MKKISAFIFAAVTGVSAGATLHAQAANNFGQTWHSMSASAADQVRIVYYRPVEAMGSQPAHIYVDGEFQTALLAGGYTVFCLAPGVHSLGSFVNDAPAYAGKQKQPWRDSLAAGKTYYIRASLDNSGRPLVIPAEQAQQELAGTRQQTHLKSRASAVIACKAGTMQSYDNYAFSSDLLFRFGSASSADISREGREAIAQLASSLKTPSAAQRRIVVTGFTDPIGTEESNMRLGQLRADAIKQLLINYGISAELITAQSMGASQVNKQCDGPRKKQISCYASERRVIISVEK